The bacterium genomic sequence GCTTGGCCGCAGGCGTTCTGGCACGCGCTCTCGCCGCCGCTTTTCGTCGCGTGCGCCGTCGGCCTGGGATGGGCGGCGGCGGTGCGGCGCGGCGGGATGCTCCTCGCCCTTTTTCTCGTGCCGTATCTCCTCCTTTCCTATCGCACGCTGAACGGACAGCTCGATCCGGCGCTTTTGCGTTACAGCGTCGTCATCGCCGCGCTGTTGATCCCGTTCGCGGGCGGCGCGTGCGCGGATATCCCCGCGCGCCTCTTCTCGCAGCGCAAGCACCTTGGCGCTGCGATCGCCGTCGCGCTTGTCGCAAGCATCGCGTCCTTCGAGGGATACTGGGCGGTCGTGCAGGCCGAGGAAAATCGTCTGCCCGACGATATCCGGCAAGTCGCGCGCTTCCTGCGCGAGGCCAGGCCGGACGACCGCATCATTCTGGACAAACGGTTCCACCCGTACCTCGTCGTCGAAAGCCGGCGCGATCCGTCCACCTTCCGCACGCTGCTGTACGACCCCGGCGGCATCAAGGAGTGGGAGGAATACCGCGCGGTCGTGCCACGCCTTTTCCCGCTTGCGTATCTTTCGCCGGACGCCGCGGTGACGTGGGGGCGCGACATCAAGCGCTACAACAGTGAGGAGTTCGCGCGGACGATGCGCGAATTCGACCCGACGCTCATCGTCATCGATTACGAATCCGGCGGGAACCTTCAGGCGTTCCGGCTTGGGCCGACCGTGACGGAAACCGTGGAATACGGCCGGCGCTTCACGCGCGTCCTGCGCACCGGCGATTTCGCGATCTTCCGCGTCGAACGCATCGAGGGCGAAGACGACGGGCTGGGCGAAATCGCGGCGCCCGAACGCGCCGAGGACGACGCGCCCGAGCCGCCGGGCGACGCGGGGGGCGCGCCATGAACCGGCGTACGCTCATCACGATCCTTACGATCGCCGTCGCCATCGGCATCGGGGCGCGCGCGTTTTCCTTTGTCGCGGTCCGGAACATCGAGGGCAGCGAGCAAGAAGGCTACAGCAAGCTGCAACTCGCGACGCAATGGGTCGACGGCCCGCGCGCGTATCCCGATCCGAACTTCGGGCCGTTGCACGCGGTGCTGATCGTGGCGGCGTGGCGACTGACCGGCGACATCGTCATCGGCAACCGCGCGTTTTCCGTTTTGTTCGCGCTCGCAACGTTCGCGCCGTTGTTCGTCTTCGTGCGACGCACGCGCGGCAAGACCGACGCGCTCGCGGCGTGCGCGATTTATGCGCTCTGCGCGCCGCTACTGGTCGTCGGCGTCGTCACGTTATCCGAA encodes the following:
- a CDS encoding glycosyltransferase family 39 protein, which translates into the protein MHARRNEIFAVAGLVTLGFAVRLAFLLLYENMFSWEAEDYSKINLVYDWIAADKPYPDPNFGPLHTWIIYVLAFPFGDKVLPVRVFSLACGVAALPVFWSIARREMKSGPALAALAFFCVYPVHVRASATSLAEAPYALAFFGGLALWYSARAGERRAVAKLAGAAAAFTAAGMLRFEAWLFFPVLCLALIPRGFARAALFGAMLALFPLWHMDVCWATRGDPFAFGATSAASFELYLPQMDISYRATAWPQAFWHALSPPLFVACAVGLGWAAAVRRGGMLLALFLVPYLLLSYRTLNGQLDPALLRYSVVIAALLIPFAGGACADIPARLFSQRKHLGAAIAVALVASIASFEGYWAVVQAEENRLPDDIRQVARFLREARPDDRIILDKRFHPYLVVESRRDPSTFRTLLYDPGGIKEWEEYRAVVPRLFPLAYLSPDAAVTWGRDIKRYNSEEFARTMREFDPTLIVIDYESGGNLQAFRLGPTVTETVEYGRRFTRVLRTGDFAIFRVERIEGEDDGLGEIAAPERAEDDAPEPPGDAGGAP